One window from the genome of Cryptomeria japonica chromosome 6, Sugi_1.0, whole genome shotgun sequence encodes:
- the LOC131876478 gene encoding ethylene-responsive transcription factor 5-like, protein MCNPADKAAETARMLERISQFLLGEDDYFSPHSLTTSTAILAEEQQFSAIPIHEESYSQSSPTLCPLNAVSKSTASGYKHLSDDSNMTLQEAANRQWRSVGPAVQNEKEAETVTYKDGEKHYRGVKKIKAGGKFAAEIRNPDKKGARFWLGTFSTAEAAAAAYDRAAFKIRGSKAILNFSLNVESGCYVDSHSQSSTSLSSSNKRRRISKEEAEYPQNK, encoded by the coding sequence ATGTGCAATCCGGCGGACAAAGCAGCAGAGACTGCACGAATGCTGGAAAGaatttctcagtttttgcttgggGAAGATGACTACTTTTCACCTCACTCTCTCACTACAAGCACCGCCATTTTAGCGGAAGAGCAACAATTCTCTGCAATTCCAATACACGAAGAAAGTTACTCCCAATCCTCCCCGACTCTTTGTCCTTTGAATGCGGTCTCTAAATCTACAGCTAGCGGCTACAAACATCTGTCAGATGACAGTAATATGACATTGCAGGAAGCCGCAAATAGGCAGTGGAGATCAGTTGGTCCGGCAGTACAAAACGAAAAGGAAGCAGAGACAGTGACGTATAAAGATGGAGAAAAGCATTACAGAGGAGTGAAGAAAATTAAAGCGGGGGGGAAATTTGCGGCAGAGATAAGAAACCCTGATAAGAAGGGCGCGAGATTTTGGCTGGGCACTTTCAGTACGGCGGAAGCTGCGGCAGCGGCATATGACCGAGCGGCTTTTAAAATACGCGGTAGCAAAGCTATTCTTAACTTTTCCCTCAATGTTGAGTCCGGATGTTACGTAGATTCGCATTCTCAATCTTCCACTTCATTAAGCTCGTCAAATAAAAGGAGGAGAATAAGCAAAGAAGAAGCGGAATATCCACAAAATAAATAG